The following are encoded in a window of Harmonia axyridis chromosome 7, icHarAxyr1.1, whole genome shotgun sequence genomic DNA:
- the LOC123684562 gene encoding glucose dehydrogenase [FAD, quinone]-like, which produces MYLIYFLLLVRIIHGIDQDAYNLKVEYLEELIDNELKRFKDYKLPTDNRQLLGSVDRRSITYEYGVFDFIIVGGGSAGSVVANRLSEIQNWKVLILEAGDINDDLTDIPFFFEPAANSERNWGYFTVPQKNACLGRTNNRCPYVQGKILGGSGTMSGLVYSRGIKKDYEQWAKQGIPGWSWNDVLPYYKKIENYESQNIDLNYRGFKGPINIAYVQPRGSIHKKIIEAHQEIGIRYIEDYNAQRISGISYTQHNIERGIRVSGANNYVRPAWNRINFNVTLNAFVTKILINPITKKTHGVEFVSENRKYIARAKKEVISSAGSINSPQLLMLSGIGPKSDLLKLGIEVIQDLPVGKHTKDHIGFQSFYLKSNYVEPIVPTRKLVEEYLDGKGFYTAPTNYRLTSYYNANNLSSPYPNIEVEFSFPKPISAGYPGLNNFKKSINNFLETVNQSTTWSLELFLLHPKSSGSLKLKSADPRDFPLIDSNIFGDVEDLEDIYKGVEVSLRLLDTTVGKSLNLTLDLKVPECAGEKYRSKKFWYCILRHLVGPALHLSSSTKMGNTQDPLAVVDHEFRVYGIKGLRVADVGVVPGTVTGHINAQAFLIGERAADMIKKEYLVQ; this is translated from the exons ATGtatttaatttatttccttTTGTTAGTGCGTATAATTCATGGGATTGATCAAGATGCATACAACTTGAAAGTTGAGTATTTAGAAGAATTGATAGATAATGAATTGAAGAGGTTTAAGGATTATAAATTGCCAACTGACAATAGGCAATTGCTGGGAAGTGTAGATCGAAGGAGTATTACTTATG AGTATGGAGTGTTTGATTTTATCATAGTTGGAGGAGGATCAGCTGGCTCAGTAGTGGCAAACAGATTATCGGAAATTCAAAATTGGAAAGTTCTCATCTTGGAGGCTGGAGATATAAATGATGACTTGACAgacattccattttttttcgaaccaGCTGCAAACTCTGAAAGGAATTGGGGTTACTTTACTGTGCCTCAGAAAAATGCTTGTCTTG GAAGGACAAATAACCGATGCCCCTATGTCCAAGGCAAAATCCTAGGTGGATCAGGAACAATGAGTGGTCTTGTTTATTCAAGGGGAATAAAGAAAGATTACGAACAGTGGGCAAAACAAGGCATTCCTGGATGGTCTTGGAACGATGTTTTACCGTACtataagaaaattgaaaattatgaatcaCAAAATATAGATTTAAACTACAGGGGCTTTAAGGGACCCATCAACATAGCTTATGTACAACCTAGAGGGTCCATACATAAGAAAATTATAGAAGCTCATCAAGAAATTGGTATTCGATACATTGAAGATTATAATGCACAAAGGATTAGCGGAATCTCATACACCCAACACAACATTGAAAGAGGAATAAGAGTAAGTGGAGCAAATAATTACGTTAGACCAGCTTGGAACAGAATTAACTTCAATGTTACTCTTAATGCATTCGTTACAAAAATACTTATAAACCCAATTACAAAAAAAACCCATGGTGTGGAATTTGTAAGTGAAAACAGGAAGTATATAGCACGAGCAAAAAAAGAAGTTATAAGTTCAGCTGGTTCCATAAATTCTCCGCAGCTTTTGATGTTATCCGGCATTGGACCTAAATCAGACTTGTTGAAATTAGGGATTGAAGTCATTCAGGATCTACCAGTTGGTAAACACACGAAGGATCACATCGGTTTCCAGTCATTCTATCTCAAATCGAATTACGTTGAACCTATAGTTCCAACAAGGAAACTCGTGGAGGAATATTTGGATGGAAAAGGTTTTTATACAGCTCCAACAAATTATCGTTTGACATCTTATTACAACGCCAATAATTTATCGTCACCATATCCTAATATAGAGGTGGAGTTCTCTTTTCCAAAGCCAATATCAGcagggtatccgggtttgaacaatttcaaaaaGAGCATAAATAATTTCCTTGAAACGGTCAATCAGTCCACTACTTGGAGTCTGGAACTGTTCCTACTCCATCCAAAATCATCAGGATCTCTGAAACTGAAATCAGCTGATCCTAGAGATTTTCCTTTGATTGACAGCAATATTTTCGGTGATGTTGAGGACTTAGAGGATATATACAAGGGCGTTGAGGTGTCTTTGAGGTTACTGGATACCACTGTAGGCAAATCGTTGAACTTAACCCTCGATTTGAAAGTTCCAGAATGTGCAGGTGAAAAATAcagatcgaagaaattttggtaTTGTATTCTACGTCATTTGGTTGGACCTGCACTACATCTTTCTTCTTCAACTAAGATGGGTAATACACAAGACCCTTTGGCAGTGGTGGATCATGAGTTTAGGGTTTATGGAATCAAAGGACTTAGGGTGGCTGACGTAGGGGTCGTTCCAGGTACTGTAACAGGTCATATCAACGCTCAAGCATTTTTGATTGGAGAAAGAGCTGCTGATATGATCAAGAAAGAATATCTCGTTCAGTaa
- the LOC123684622 gene encoding glucose dehydrogenase [FAD, quinone]-like, with product MLFFLFLLTIFYFVNGLDRSNNKLKAKYLEDLVETEVKKAQTYKTRINNEDLLGTASKLTNYGSFDFIIVGGGSAGSVVANRLTENLNWNVLLLEAGDVNDDYSDMPFVFDASALSDRNWGYLTTPQKNGCYGRVKKQCPYPRGKILGGSGSINGLFYSRGIKADYDRWADAGNPGWSWNEVLPYFKRIENFESEHIDLKYRGFGGPVNVAYIKPETVPQRAFIEASKEIGIPFVQDYNAADINGASWLQHNIQKGRRVSGANNYVRPAWNRINFNITLRAFVTKILIDPKTKTAIGVEFVKDNIKYVATAKKEVILSGGSINSPQLLMLSGIGPKSELKKHGIQLIQDLPVGQFMKDHIWFLGLHFSSNYVEPLITTKELVSRYLGGVASLHQRSVSYFNSRNWTSPIPNIELSFAPPFPTELYFPSFDNADQEIRLFDSKINKSTDWQFQLSLVHPKSSGNLKLKSSDPNDFPLIDSALFDDPEDIEDLYRAIEIALSLANTSTGRKFNLELNLNIPSCPDKYARRQPRRFWYCVLRQIALPAYHLSSTVKMGPPSDPLASVNHELKVYGVNNLRVIDVSIVPSTVTGHINAQAFLIGEKGADLIKKDHSKK from the exons ATGTTGTTTTTCCTATTCCTCTTAAccattttctattttgttaATGGTCTCGATCGATCAAATAACAAGCTTAAGGCTAAATATCTAGAAGATTTGGTTGAAACAGAGGTGAAAAAGGCTCAAACGTATAAAacaagaatcaataatgaagaTCTACTCGGTACTGCTTCGAAGTTAACCA aTTATGGATCATTCGATTTCATCATAGTTGGTGGAGGTTCAGCAGGATCAGTGGTTGCCAACAGATTAACTGAAAATCTCAACTGGAATGTATTGCTGCTAGAAGCAGGAGATGTCAACGATGATTATTCTGATATGCCTTTCGTTTTTGATGCTTCTGCATTATCGGACAGAAACTGGGGCTATCTGACCACAccacaaaaaaatggatgttATG GTAGAGTGAAAAAGCAGTGTCCTTATCCACGTGGAAAGATTCTGGGAGGATCTGGCAGCATTAATGGACTTTTCTACTCAAGAGGCATCAAAGCAGATTACGACAGATGGGCTGATGCAGGGAATCCAGGATGGTCGTGGAACGAAGTTCTACCATATTTCAAGAGAATAGAGAATTTTGAATCAGAACACATCGACCTTAAATACAGAGGATTTGGGGGTCCAGTTAATGTAGCATATATAAAGCCAGAAACGGTTCCACAAAGAGCGTTCATTGAAGCGAGTAAAGAGATTGGTATACCATTTGTGCAAGACTATAACGCGGCCGACATAAATGGTGCTTCATGGCTCCAACATAACATCCAAAAAGGAAGAAGGGTAAGCGGTGCCAACAACTACGTCAGACCGGCTTGGAACAGGATAAATTTCAACATAACACTCCGAGCTTTCGTCACTAAGATCTTGATTGATCCGAAGACCAAAACAGCTATCGGTGTTGAATTCGTGAAGGACAATATAAAATACGTGGCCACTGCCAAGAAGGAAGTAATACTCTCAGGTGGTTCTATAAACTCTCCCCAGTTGCTTATGTTATCTGGAATAGGACCAAAATCTGAATTGAAAAAGCATGGAATCCAGTTGATTCAAGACTTACCGGTAGGACAGTTCATGAAGGATCACATATGGTTTCTTGGTCTTCACTTCAGCTCTAACTACGTTGAACCTTTAATTACCACGAAAGAACTTGTCAGCAGGTACCTTGGAGGTGTTGCATCCTTACACCAAAGAAGTGTATCGTACTTCAATTCCAGGAATTGGACATCGCCGATCCCCAATATCGAATTGTCTTTCGCTCCTCCTTTCCCAACAGAACTTTATTTTCCTTCTTTCGATAATGCGGATCAAGAGATACGCCTTTTTGATAGCAAAATCAATAAGTCAACCGATTGGCAGTTTCAGCTATCTCTCGTCCATCCAAAATCCTCAGGtaacttgaaattgaaatccTCGGATCCTAATGACTTCCCTTTGATTGACAGTGCTCTTTTTGACGATCCGGAAGACATCGAAGATTTATATAGAGCGATAGAGATCGCCTTGAGCTTAGCCAATACATCTACAGGAAGAAAATTCAATCTAGAACTCAATTTAAATATCCCGTCATGTCCTGATAAATACGCGAGGAGGCAACCTAGAAGATTCTGGTATTGTGTATTACGTCAAATTGCCTTACCAGCGTACCATCTTTCTTCAACTGTCAAAATGGGACCACCAAGTGACCCTTTGGCCAGTGTGAATCATGAACTGAAAGTTTACGGAGTTAATAACTTGAGAGTTATAGATGTTAGTATAGTTCCAAGTACTGTAACTGGACACATTAACGCACAAGCGTTCTTGATAGGAGAAAAGGGTGCTGATTTGATTAAAAAAGATCATTCGAAGAAATAA